Proteins found in one Etheostoma spectabile isolate EspeVRDwgs_2016 unplaced genomic scaffold, UIUC_Espe_1.0 scaffold00005242, whole genome shotgun sequence genomic segment:
- the LOC116677492 gene encoding gastrula zinc finger protein XlCGF71.1-like, producing the protein MKTEAGGEACGGPEPARNSHPLLQPETEDQTGESSETDVSDDWEESRGRLSGLNSLRDNVSQADKELLICSECGKTFGHKTNLKRHMRCHTGEKPFGCSFCSKSFNRREHLVAHVRCHSGEKPFSCSVCDASFSHGWSLEKHMRVHTGEKPFCCSLCSRSFRQRSDLVAHFRIHTGEKPFCCSVCDASFTQRHTLVQHTRTHTGAKPFPCSVCGRSFSRKGHMTRHMAAHSREKAFSCGVCGQSFMWQSQFKRHECAGESSREATQR; encoded by the coding sequence atgaAAACAGAAGCTGGTGGAGAGgcctgtggaggaccagaaccagccaggaactcacatccacttttacaaccagagactgaagaccagactggagaGTCTTCGGAGACGGATGTCAGTGATGATTGGGAGGAAAGCAGGGGCCGTCTGTCAGGTTTAAACTCTCTGAGAGATAATGTAAGTCAGGCTGACAAAGAGTTGCTCatctgctctgagtgtgggaagACATTCGGCCACAAGACAAATCTTAAGAGACACATGCGGTgccacactggagagaagccgttcgGCTGCTCGTTTTGCAGTAAGAGCTTCAATCGGAGGGAACACTTGGTGGCTCATGTGAGGTGTCACTCGGGAGAGAAGCCGTTCAGCTGTTCAGTCTGCGACGCCAGTTTCAGTCACGGCTGGAGTCTGGAGAAGCACATGAGAGTCCACACTGGCGAGAAGCCATTCTGctgctctctctgcagcagaagCTTCCGGCAGCGCTCGGATTTGGTCGCACACTTCCGCATTCACACGGGAGAAAAGCCTTTCTGCTGCTCGGTGTGCGACGCCAGTTTCACCCAGCGGCACACTCTGGTTCAACACACCAGAACTCACACGGGTGCCAAACCGTTCCCCTGCTCGGTGTGTGGGAGGAGTTTCTCCCGGAAGGGACACATGACGCGGCATATGGCGGCGCACAGCAGGGAGAAAGCATTCAGCTGTGGCGTCTGCGGCCAAAGCTTCATGTGGCAGTCGCAGTTTAAAAGACACGAGTGTGCCGGGGAGAGCAGCCGAGAGGCGACACAGAGGTAA
- the LOC116677479 gene encoding zinc finger protein 665-like — translation MRTHMRETTSSVSDTQTHHKTAEAEDTKDKTGDSSEFKMDVSDHRTEPSELQPTLKCNRVPVSGKRSTTGNRKQFSCSECGKRFSNKTNLKIHMITHSTDKPTVCGRSFSQKGNLVCHMQRHTGEKRYNCTVCGRRFKFKEDFGRHMKIHKTETLSTSCVSAAKKHPEESSSLNQEEPELRNPDPHLQPEDKTGDSSKVSSGSKESQGRQFCVMSRKNTEVPAEKAHSCSLCGKRFTNECTLKDHMILHTDTPFSCSICGKGFSQKETLERHMPHHTGENNYSCTVCGRRFRFQGDVGRHMAVHAKYKPTEQVGNDSIESREPQSALKQTDVPAEDPLSCSFCGKTFTRKFCLKVHIRLHTGEKPFSCSVCGKRFVQRYHYLEHTRLHTGEGTFDCSLCGRKFGHMFRLRNHMTSHTGEKPFSCSVCGKGFRFNGELKSHALVHSGEKPFSCSVCLRGFRLKFMLTSHMTIHSGELPFSCSFCGRRFRQKGNLKTHMKKHETEAAPAAELKTPLAGAEQQNHRPAESSSVSRAEAARPRTQLLLCGGVEPEMKPRTTTDVQQLLVVKEEGPPEQQECSSSVDQKKPEHPPHIKEEQEELWSSWEGEQLQGLEEADITKFPFTPVPVKREDDDASDVNQLLVVKVEFPCEQQECSSSVDQQKPEVPPHIKEEHEELWSSQEVEQLQGLEENDVTKFSFIPVPVKSEDDNEEVQSSQLHQRQTQHMETKADGEDCGGLEPARNSHPLLQPETEDQTADSSEPETDDSADWKETREPQSALNSLKHCRKTFSCSECGKRFNRESHLKRHMMTHTGEKPFSCSVCNRSFAQSGDLQRHMRTHTGETPFSCAECGHRFKQKSSLISHMTLHTGEKRHGCSVCDKRFIWHYQLRIHKCVGRKSSQLHKRKTQHMETEADRDNCGGPEPARNSQPETEGQTVDSSEPEADDSADWKETREPQSALNSLKKDSRRKKTFGCSECGRRFGRSTHLRRHIKTHTGEKPFSCSVCKKYFTQSGSLQRHIRIHTGEKPYCCSVCGKRFIQKSQLTNHAAVHTGEKRYSCSFCDKRFAWPEKVKRHKCVGRQLHQSQTEEKREADKARNSHSPPVLQPETEDQTRDISEPEMYDSADRFQSAAELNRQKHLV, via the exons ATGAGAACGCACATGAGAGAGACAACGTCCTCTGTCAGTGACACTCAGACACATCACAAAACGGCAGAAGCAGAAGACACTAAAGACaagactggagactcttctgaaTTTAAAATGGACGTCAGTGATCATCGGACCGAACCCAGTGAACTTCAGCCAACTCTTAAATGTAACAGGGTCCCTGTAAGCGGTAAAAGAAGTACAactggaaacaggaaacagttCAGCTGTTCTGAGTGTGGGAAAAGATTTAGCAACAAGACAAATCTTAAAATACATATGATAACTCACTCAACTGACAAACCAACAGTTTGTGGTAGAAGTTTTTCTCAGAAGGGGAACTTAGTTTGTCACATGCAACGCCACACCGGAGAGAAAAGATACAACTGTACAGTTTGTGGGAGACGTTTTAAATTCAAAGAAGATTTTGGAAGACACATGAAAATCCACAAAACAGAGACACTGTCTACTTCCTGTGTTAGTGCCGCAAAAAAGCACCCAGAGGAGAGCTCCAGTCTGAACCAGGAAGAGCCAGAACTTAGGAACCCAGATCCACATTTACAACCCGAAGACaagactggagactcttctaAAGTCAGCAGTGGTTCGAAAGAGAGCCAAGGACGGCAGTTTTGTGTGATGTCTCGGAAAAATACTGAAGTCCCAGCGGAGAAAGCACATAGCTGCTCTTTATGTGGCAAACGTTTTACCAATGAGTGTACCCTGAAAGACCACATGAtactacacacagacacgccGTTCAGCTGCTCCATTTGTGGAAAAGGTTTTTCTCAGAAGGAGACGCTAGAGCGTCACATGCCACATCACACCGGAGAAAACAACTACAGCTGTACAGTTTGTGGGAGACGTTTTAGATTCCAAGGAGACGTTGGGAGACACATGGCAGTCCACGCAAAATACAAACCAACAGAGCAAGTCGGCAATGATTCGATAGAGAGCAGAGAACCACAGTCAGCTTTAAAACAGACAGACGTCCCGGCTGAGGATCCACTCAGCTGCTCTTTTTGTGGCAAAACCTTTACCCGTAAGTTCTGCCTGAAGGTCCACATAAGACTACACACGGGAGAGAAACCGTTCAGTTGCTCCGTCTGCGGTAAACGCTTCGTCCAGCGCTACCACTACCTGGAACACACGAGGCTTCACACGGGAGAGGGCACGTTCGACTGCTCTCTGTGCGGGAGAAAGTTCGGACACATGTTCCGCCTCAGAAACCACATGACCTCTCACACGGGTGAGAAGCCGTTCAGCTGCTCCGTCTGCGGCAAAGGTTTCAGATTCAATGGAGAACTAAAGAGTCACGCGCTGGTTCACTCGGGGGAAAAACCCTTCAGCTGCTCCGTCTGCCTACGAGGTTTCCGTCTTAAGTTCATGTTAACAAGTCACATGACAATCCACAGCGGGGAGCTCCCGTTCAGCTGCTCGTTCTGTGGGAGAAGATTCCGGCAAAAGGGAAATCTGAAAACACACATGAAGAAGCACGAGACGGAAGCAGCTCCGGCTGCAGAGTTAAAGACA CCGTTAGCCGGAGCTGAACAACAGAACCACCGACCGGCAGAGTCCAGCTCAGTAAGCCGAGCAGAGGCGGCCCGACCCCGGACACAGCTGCTGCTCTGTGGGGGGGTAGAACCGGAGATGAAGCCGAGAACAACGACAG ATGTGCAGCAGCTGTTGGTGGTTAAGGAAGAGGgtccccctgagcagcaggagtgtagctccagtgtggaccagaAGAAGCCAGAGCACCctccacacattaaagaggaacaggaggaactgtggagcagttgggagggagagcagcttcaaggtctggaggaggctgatatcaccaagttcccattcactcctgtccctgtgaagagggAAGATGATGACGCTTCAG ATGTTAATCAGCTGTTGGTGGTTAAAGTAGAGTTTCCCTgtgagcagcaggagtgtagctccagtgtggaccagcaGAAGCCAGAAgtccccccacacattaaagaggagcatgaggaactgtggagcagtcaggaggTAGAGCAGCTTCAAGGACTGGAGGAGAATGATGTCACCAAGTTCTCATTCattcctgtccctgtgaagagtgaagatgataATGAGGAAGttcagtcctcacagcttcatcagagacaaactcaacacatggaaacaaaagctgatggagaggactgtggaggactagaaccagccaggaactcacatccacttttacaaccagagactgaagaccagactgcagactcttctgaacctgagactgatgatagtgctgattggaaggagaccagagaacctcagtcagctttaaaTTCTCTGAAACATTGTAGGAAAACAtttagctgctctgagtgtggtaaAAGATTTAACCGTGAGTCACATTTGAAGAGACACATGAtgactcacacaggagaaaaaccttttagctgctcagtctgtaataGATCTTTTGCACAGAGTGGAGATTTACAGAGACACATGAGAACTCATACAGGCGAGACGCCTTTCAGCTGCGCTGAGTGTGGTCATCGATTTAAACAGAAGTCATCCTTGATAAGTCACATGACACTACACACGGGAGAGAAAAGACACGGGTGCAGTGTTTGTGACAAAAGATTTATCTGGCATTATCAGCTCAGGATTCATAAATGTGTTGGTCGTaagtcctcacagcttcataaaagaaaaactcaacacatggaaacagaagctgacaGAGAcaactgtggaggaccagaaccagccaggaactcacaaccagagactgaaggaCAGACTGTAGACTCTTCTGAACCAGAGgctgatgacagtgctgattggaaggagaccagagaacctcagtcagctttaaactctctgaaaaaAGATTCAAGACGTAAGAAAACATTCGGCTGCTCGGAGTGTGGGAGAAGATTTGGCCGCAGTACACACCTAAGGAGACACATCAAAACTCATACgggagaaaaaccttttagcTGCTCAGTTTGCAAGAAATATTTTACACAGAGTGGAAGTTTGCAGAGACACAttagaatccacacaggagaaaaaccttatTGCTGCTCAGTGTGCGGAAAAAGATTTATACAGAAGTCCCAGCTGACAAACCACGCGGCAGTTCACACAGGGGAGAAAAGATACAGCTGCAGTTTTTGTGATAAAAGATTTGCCTGGCCAGAAAAGGtcaaaagacataaatgtgTCGGTCGTCAGTTACATCAGAGTCAAactgaggagaagagagaggcagacaaagCCAGGAACTCACATTCACCACCAGTTTTACAACCAGAGACAGAAGACCAGACCAGAGACATTTCTGAACCTGAGATGTATGACAGTGCTGACAGGTTTCAGTCAGCAGCTGAACTGaacaggcaaaaacatcttGTATGA
- the LOC116677489 gene encoding zinc finger protein 32, with protein MSRLHTLKVFINQRLSAALEDIFGHLETTISEYEAERDRRHHQLLDVQHLSMVKEEVPLDQQEPEPPPHIKEEQEELWSTQEGEQLQGLEEADITKFPFTPVPVKSEDDEEEAQSSQLHQRQTQHMETEADGEDCGGPEPARNSHPLLQPETEDKASDCSEPETDVNNKDCKPMREPPSALSSRNADEVAVSDVVSKADKKSFICGECGRRFGRKDSLRRHMRFHTGEKPYSCSVCSKRFSQRPNLIRHMRCHSGEKPFRCSFCDTSFAVRSALVNHMRIHTGEKPFGCVYCDKSFTQKGGLKKHMTVHTGEKPYSCPVCDKSFSQKANLTYHFSVHTGQKQFGCSVCDKRFTWQSQVKSHKCVGESSSSS; from the exons ATGTCCCGCCTGCACACTCTGAAGGTCTTCATCAACCAGCGGCTGTCTGCGGCTCTCGAGGACATATTTGGACATTTGGAGACAACAATCAGCGAGTACGAAGCGGAGAGGGACCGCCGCCATCACCAGCTGCTCG ATGTCCAGCATCTGTCAATGGTAAAAGAAGAAGTTCCCCTTGACCAGCAGGAGCCagaaccccccccacacattaaagaggagcaggaggaactgtggagcactcaggagggagagcagcttcaagggttggaggaggctgatatcacaaagttcccattcactcctgtccctgtgaagagtgaagatgatgaagaggaagctcagtcctcacagcttcatcagagacaaactcaacacatggaaacagaagctgatggagaggactgtggaggaccagaaccagccaggaactcacatccacttttacaaccagagactgaagacaaaGCTTCAGACTGTTCTGAACCGGAGACTGACGTCAACAACAAGGACTGTAAGCCGATGAGAGAACCTCCGTCAGCTTTAAGCTCTCGAAATGCCGATGAAGTTGCCGTCAGTGATGTTGTGAGTAAAGCTGACAAAAAGTCTTTTATCTGCGGCGAATGTGGGCGAAGGTTCGGCCGCAAGGACAGTCTGCGGAGACACATGAGGTTTCACACAGGCGAGAAGCCATACAGCTGCTCCGTTTGCAGCAAGCGCTTCTCCCAGAGGCCCAACCTGATCCGCCACATGAGGTGTCACTCCGGAGAGAAACCCTTCAGGTGCTCCTTCTGTGACACCAGCTTTGCCGTGCGCAGCGCCCTGGTGAACCACATGAGGATCCACACGGGCGAGAAGCCGTTCGGCTGCGTGTACTGTGACAAGAGCTTCACGCAGAAGGGCGGCCTGAAGAAGCACATGACCGTGCACACTGGGGAGAAGCCGTACAGTTGCCCAGTGTGCGACAAAAGCTTCTCCCAGAAGGCCAACCTGACGTACCACTTCTCGGTGCACACGGGTCAGAAGCAGTTCGGCTGCAGCGTCTGCGACAAGCGCTTCACGTGGCAGTCACAGGTCAAAAGTCACAAATGTGTCGgcgagagcagcagcagcagctga